The following proteins are encoded in a genomic region of Nicotiana sylvestris chromosome 4, ASM39365v2, whole genome shotgun sequence:
- the LOC104249278 gene encoding leucine-rich repeat receptor protein kinase EMS1, which translates to MDPALQAFLAAAASFVAVILIFGALYVFCRDPNKRRRTEPTRNRPETRNTRAIASNTELSSITVTESATFDPSLNRISMPELVDATRDFSPELIIGDGSFGMVYKAKLASGVSVAVKKLSADAFQGFREFRAEMETLGNIRHPNIVKMLGYCSTGSDRVLIYEFVEKGSLDQWLYDTSSASDMAESISWMPLSWVTRINIVKGVAKGLAYMHNLDTAIIHRDIKASNILLDANFEAYIADFGLARRIQGSHLHVSTQVAGTMGYMPPEYINGATKATTNGDVYSFGVLMLEIITGKRPNFPFKGEDGREIRLVNWVNDMVVQERYMEMVDANLSKDGLKEIAVIEYFKIATMCANENCIDRPPMNDVVEILNGIPTS; encoded by the coding sequence ATGGATCCAGCACTTCAAGCTTTTCTAGCTGCTGCAGCAAGCTTCGTTGCAGTCATCTTAATCTTCGGTGCTCTCTATGTTTTCTGCAGAGACCCTAATAAACGACGCCGTACTGAGCCGACCCGGAATCGTCCCGAGACCCGAAACACCCGAGCAATAGCTAGTAATACGGAGCTTTCTTCCATCACGGTAACTGAAAGTGCAACGTTTGACCCGTCCCTGAACCGGATCTCCATGCCGGAGCTCGTCGACGCGACCCGAGATTTCTCGCCGGAACTTATCATCGGCGACGGCAGTTTCGGTATGGTGTATAAAGCTAAGCTCGCCTCCGGCGTCTCGGTCGCCGTGAAAAAGCTCTCCGCCGATGCTTTCCAAGGGTTCCGGGAGTTTCGGGCCGAGATGGAAACCCTCGGTAATATCCGGCACCCAAATATAGTCAAAATGCTCGGGTACTGTTCCACGGGTTCTGACCGGGTCCTAATTTACGAGTTCGTTGAAAAAGGTAGTCTCGACCAATGGCTTTACGACACGTCATCAGCATCCGACATGGCAGAATCAATCTCTTGGATGCCGTTAAGTTGGGTAACGAGAATTAACATTGTTAAAGGAGTTGCAAAAGGACTTGCTTATATGCACAATTTGGATACTGCAATTATTCATAGGGATATTAAAGCTAGTAATATCTTATTAGATGCAAATTTTGAAGCTTATATTGCTGATTTTGGATTGGCTAGGAGAATTCAAGGGTCACATTTACATGTTTCAACACAAGTAGCAGGTACAATGGGGTACATGCCACCAGAGTACATTAATGGTGCAACAAAGGCAACTACAAATGGAGATGTTTATAGTTTTGGTGTGCTAATGTTAGAGATTATTACAGGGAAGCGTCCTAATTTCCCATTTAAAGGAGAGGATGGTCGTGAAATTAGGCTTGTTAATTGGGTTAATGATATGGTGGTGCAAGAACGTTACATGGAAATGGTTGATGCCAATCTTTCAAAGGATGGATTGAAAGAAATTGCAGTTATTGAGTATTTTAAGATTGCAACAATGTGCGCTAATGAAAATTGTATAGATAGGCCTCCCATGAATGATGTTGTTGAGATATTGAACGGAATTCCAACAAGTTAA